The DNA region GCGGTTCCTTGTCCTCCTGGAGGTCGCGGTTGTAGGCCAGCGGCAATCCCTTCACCAGCGAGTGCAGCGTGACCAGCGCGCCGTGGACCCGCGCGGTCTTTCCACGCACGAGTTCCGCGATGTCGGGGTTTCGCTTCTGCGGCATCATGGAGGATCCGGTGCACCATTCATCGGGAAGTGAGATCAACGAAAACTCACGAGACGACCACAGGACGATCTCCTCCGCGATTCTCGAAAGGTGTCCCGCGGCAATGGCGCACCCAGAGACGAACTCAAGCGCCCAGTCGCGGCTGGAGATGGCGTCGAGGCTGTTCTCCGCGACGCGCGCGAACCCCAGGGTTTGCGCGGTGCGCTCCCGATCGATCGGGATCGTCGATCCCGCGCAGGCGGCGGCACCCAGCGGACAGCGGTCGGCGCGTCGGGCGGCGTCTTCGAAGCGGGCGACATCACGGTCCAGCGCCTCGAAGTGCGCAAGAAGGTGGTGCGCAAGAAGCACGGGTTGCGCACGCTGAAGATGTGTGTACGCGGGGATGACAAGGTGCTGATTCGTCTCGGCCAGCGCAACCAGTGTTGACTGGAGTTCGCGGAGTGCCGCGCGCACATCCCGAGAAGCCCCCCGGAGCCACAGGAGCGTGTCGGTGACAACCTGGTCGTTTCGACTGCGCCCCGCGTGAAGGCGGCGTCCGGGTTCGCCGCAGAGTTCGACGAGGCGCGCCTCGACGGCGGAGTGGATGTCCTCGTGCACGGCGCTCTCCGACGGCGGAGGGAACACACCGTCGCGAATCTCCCGCGCGATGGTTTCCATCGCGGACTCCAGCGCGTTGAAGTCCTCTTCCGACAGTACTTCCGCGCTGCGAAGGGCCGTTGCATGCGCGAGACTTCCGCAGATGTCCTCGGCCGCAAGGCGGCAATCGACTCGAAGCGATTCGGAGAACTCAAGAAACTCCGGAGCCATCTCCTTCGTAAAGCGTCCGCCCCAGAGTTTCGTCATGGCGTTGACTCCCTTGCCGAGGGAAGAGAGTGCGGGTCCGCGCCGTGCCGAACCTGCGCCGCCGTGCGCGCGCCCAGTCCGAAGAGGTCGATGAACCCCGGTGCGGACGCATGGCCGAAGGCGTCGCCTTCCCCGTAGGTGGCGAGCGAGTGGTCATAGAGCGCGTGCGGGGAGGAGCGCCCGGTGGGCGTGGCGGACCCCCGATAGAGCGACATGCGGACTTCTCCCGTGACGGTGTGGCAGGCGGAGTCCGCAAACGACTGGATCGATTCGCGAAGCGGCGTGTACCACAGTCCGTCGTAGACGAGTCGTGCGAACTCCGCCGCAAGCAACCCCTTCACCCGCCGGGTTTCGCGATCGAGCGTAAGCTGCTCCAGCGCGGTGCGCGCGGTATGAAGCGTGACGGCGGCGGGAGCTTCATAGACCTCGCGCGATTTGATACCGACGAGTCGATCTTCGATCATGTCCAACCGCCC from Gemmatimonadota bacterium includes:
- the argH gene encoding argininosuccinate lyase, with product MTKLWGGRFTKEMAPEFLEFSESLRVDCRLAAEDICGSLAHATALRSAEVLSEEDFNALESAMETIAREIRDGVFPPPSESAVHEDIHSAVEARLVELCGEPGRRLHAGRSRNDQVVTDTLLWLRGASRDVRAALRELQSTLVALAETNQHLVIPAYTHLQRAQPVLLAHHLLAHFEALDRDVARFEDAARRADRCPLGAAACAGSTIPIDRERTAQTLGFARVAENSLDAISSRDWALEFVSGCAIAAGHLSRIAEEIVLWSSREFSLISLPDEWCTGSSMMPQKRNPDIAELVRGKTARVHGALVTLHSLVKGLPLAYNRDLQEDKEPLFDAADTTRTCAKMLAAAMADARFTEPPATALDMACATDLAEELVRRGVPFREAHERIGQLVRALEEDGRALDGATDTELLDAGLAGLDRALLTARGSIEAKRTLGSTSPAEVQRALTRAKRRLEAAQTD